CTTCAGCCACTTAATGAAAATGTGACCTGGGGTAATTACAGTGTAGGGGCCTTTGGCATGGGTGGGCAAAGCCCTGTAGGTGGCAAGTCCAGGCCACTGGCCTTCCTGGTGCTTGGTCTGGGGCGAGAGACACAGCAGTGTCAGGGTGGGGGCCCATTCTAGCCAGGGTGAGCAGCTTGGCAGGACAGGCCcccactgccagcctgttctggGGCTGGATCCCCTCAGTCCACATCCCAGGCTGCCCACCCTGGCAGCTTGAGGGGGGGCAGGCCTAGGTGAGAGGAAAGGCTCACCTGCTTTGGAGGTTTGGAGTTTCCCCGGGGGCGAGGAGTGGTAAGTTTCGGGTTCTTGAGACTGGTCTATAGTGGGAGAGCTTGAGGAGGACCAGCACCCTCTCACGACCACCTCTCCTTCCACATGACCTGCAGGAGCCTGATGCCCCCCACCTTGGACGGGCAGATCACCATGGAGAAGACTCCCAGCTACTTCGTGACTCTTGAGGTTCCTCACCGCATCCACAGCATGTCCCCGGACATGAAACTGATAGTAGTGGTTCGGAACCCCGTGACTCGGGCCATCTCTGACTATGCCCAGATGCTCTCCAAGACCCCGAGCCTACCCAGCTTCCGAGCCCTGGCCTTCCGCCACGGCCTGGGCCCCGTGGACACAGCCTGGAGTGCTGTGCGCATTGGCCTCTACGCCCAGCACCTGGACAACTGGCTGCGATACTTTCCCCTGTCCCACTTCCTGTTTGTCAGCGGTGAGCGCCTGGTCAGTGACCCCGCTGGAGAAGTTGGCCGCGTGCAAGACTTTCTGGGCCTGAAAAGGGTCGTCACAGACAAGCACTTCTACTTCAACGCCACCAAGGGCTTCCCCTGTCTCAAGAAGGCCCAGGGGAGCAGCCGCCCCCGCTGCCTGGGCAAGTCCAAGGGCCGGCCGCACCCTCGGGTGCCTGAGGCAGTGGTCCAGCGGCTGCGGGACTTCTACCAGCCCTTCAACCAAAAGTTCTACCAGATGACCGGTCAGGACTTTGGCTGGGACTGAGAGGCCAGGCCAGCGCAGGGCCCGTGGGGGGATGTTTAGTAACCCTAATTTAAGCCTATCAGCCAGTCAGAGCAGGCTGTGTGCACATTCTGGGTAGAGAaaactatttaagaaataaagtttgGATCTGTGTTCTTTTACATGACCTTGAGGGTTGTAGGGTGGGGGTTGGAGGTGCCACTGCCTAGAGAAATGATAGTCATACCATAACTCTAACGCCTCTGGGTGAAATCTGTTCCGTAGTCTACCTGTATTTTTTGCTAGGGTTGTGCGGGGAGGCGAGGCTGGcttacctatgcctctgtcttgaaTGGAAGTCACATTCCAGCTAACTCTAATGGGCACCGTCGGAGTGCCAGGAGAGGTCTAAACTTGATCCTTAATACACCCCTTGAGGTGTGTAATGAGCTTGGCCGGAAGTCACAGAtgagaaaccgaggctcagagaggtttaggGCCTGTCCAGGAACACACGACATAGACTCTGGAGGCCGTCCTAGAGCTCTCGTCCTGGCCTTGAGACACTAAACTGGGTTGTCCCATGTTCTTGATGAGGTAGCTGAGGTCCCAGGTTACCCGCTTGGATGGAGGGGCAGGATCAAAGCTGCATCTGCCCCTGTCTTTGGGCTTCACCTAAGACTCTGGCATCCTCCTGTGCAGCGGGCACTCCCTTCTGGAAACCTGGTGGAATTGCTGCAAGTGAGAGTGAAGTGACTCCCGGTGCAGGGGATGGTGCCACTAACAGTCTTCAATCAGCTACCCACACAGCACTTCACTGTCTGCCACTGGCCTAGTCCACAGGTCCTGCCCACCACACCACAGGGTGCGCTCAAGGCCCTCATTGTTCCAGTTCTATTGTGTGTACCCAGCTCTCTGGAGAGTTGGGGATGGGTAGAAAAGAAGGCTCCTCtgcagcccagctgcctgtccaGCTCTTACCCTGGTGAGGCCAGATAGGGGCAGGCTGGAGTATGTGTCCATCTCTTACCTGCTCCTGGTCACAGTGCCACCTTCCGCCAGTGGCACTGACAATGACCTCCAGGGCTCCTTATGTCCAGGCCTGGCATGCCCAGGCTGCTGTGGGCCCTT
This sequence is a window from Phyllostomus discolor isolate MPI-MPIP mPhyDis1 chromosome 3, mPhyDis1.pri.v3, whole genome shotgun sequence. Protein-coding genes within it:
- the HS3ST6 gene encoding heparan sulfate glucosamine 3-O-sulfotransferase 6, whose amino-acid sequence is MAGSGGLGGGAGCSQGAGAGPGAALRAPRAPLLLAVLVLGVYCLCTLQGCGPPAARVPVPAPAPAAPPSASCSPGVPVLPVATGPGRQRFPQALIVGVKKGGTRALLEFLRLHPDVRALGSEPHFFDRWYERGLAWYRSLMPPTLDGQITMEKTPSYFVTLEVPHRIHSMSPDMKLIVVVRNPVTRAISDYAQMLSKTPSLPSFRALAFRHGLGPVDTAWSAVRIGLYAQHLDNWLRYFPLSHFLFVSGERLVSDPAGEVGRVQDFLGLKRVVTDKHFYFNATKGFPCLKKAQGSSRPRCLGKSKGRPHPRVPEAVVQRLRDFYQPFNQKFYQMTGQDFGWD